A window of Alphaproteobacteria bacterium contains these coding sequences:
- a CDS encoding HAMP domain-containing protein translates to MTIKQTFSLVFGLLFALMAGTGILTASLFVTQTEHIHEMVHSANEVTGKDLPLVKAIKDIKMDAAQVSLWLTDISATRGQDGLDDGYKEAEAAAQSFEKNVAAAKVLAQELGLTGVVSSLDQVRADFLPFYDFGKKMAAAYVEKGPPGGNKMMEDFDAVAEKLSGSLDKLIEEVDANTEKASKDLQEAGETLASSANTMAISIGLAGGVVVCVLVLALVLLNKRLLGPMLDLTEVMGKMADGNLELTVPCVGRSDETGKMASAVEIFRVSGQKLRQVQAASEAESRRNQRKLQSQLLALNHALEEEVSKTVEVVLTAAQSMRGSADNMSSAIDAVQRQSETAAAASEQATGSVNAVAAAAEELSSSVQEISRQVSQSTSIAHSAEDEASRATGMVQSLAKSAESVGEVVHLINDIASQTNLLALNATIEAARAGDAGKGFAVVANEVKSLANQTAKATDEISGQITAIQQATQDAVSAIEGIAKTISQMNAIAAGIASAVEEQSAATQEIARSASQAAGGTQEASSNISEVSRSSVETSSIAGELKSSAVQVNDRIVGMQQSMADIMRSSSEDNKRLNERHTINLPATAVCDGREISCLLHDLSLSGAGVLDRALEGVKRGAVLSVKLAGLGEFSGQVMALTPTSTHISLEIEEASLSKVEQFIQSRKKAA, encoded by the coding sequence ATGACCATCAAACAGACCTTTTCTTTGGTCTTTGGGCTTTTGTTTGCCTTGATGGCAGGCACAGGCATTCTGACTGCCAGCCTGTTCGTGACGCAGACCGAACACATCCACGAGATGGTGCACTCTGCCAACGAAGTGACGGGCAAGGACTTGCCTTTGGTCAAGGCCATCAAGGATATCAAGATGGATGCCGCCCAGGTGTCGCTCTGGCTGACGGATATTTCGGCCACTCGGGGACAGGATGGGCTGGACGACGGCTATAAGGAAGCCGAAGCCGCCGCCCAGAGCTTCGAAAAGAACGTCGCCGCAGCCAAGGTCCTGGCCCAAGAATTGGGGCTGACGGGCGTTGTGTCCTCGCTCGATCAGGTGAGGGCGGATTTCCTGCCTTTTTATGACTTCGGCAAGAAGATGGCTGCCGCCTACGTCGAAAAGGGGCCACCCGGCGGCAACAAGATGATGGAGGATTTCGACGCCGTGGCGGAGAAACTGAGCGGCAGCCTGGACAAGCTGATCGAGGAAGTCGACGCCAATACGGAAAAAGCCTCCAAGGATTTGCAGGAAGCCGGCGAGACGCTGGCCAGTTCCGCCAACACCATGGCGATCAGCATAGGGCTGGCGGGCGGCGTGGTCGTTTGCGTGCTGGTGCTGGCCCTCGTTCTGCTGAACAAGCGCCTGCTGGGACCGATGCTCGATTTGACGGAAGTGATGGGCAAGATGGCCGACGGCAATCTTGAACTGACCGTACCTTGCGTTGGGCGAAGCGACGAAACAGGGAAGATGGCCAGCGCGGTTGAAATCTTCAGGGTTAGCGGACAGAAACTGCGCCAGGTGCAGGCGGCGTCCGAGGCGGAATCAAGGCGCAACCAGCGCAAGCTGCAAAGCCAGTTGCTGGCCTTGAACCATGCCTTGGAAGAGGAAGTGAGCAAAACGGTCGAGGTGGTGCTGACGGCGGCGCAATCCATGCGCGGTTCCGCCGACAATATGAGCAGCGCCATCGACGCGGTGCAGCGCCAGTCGGAAACGGCGGCGGCGGCGTCGGAACAGGCCACCGGCAGCGTGAACGCCGTGGCGGCGGCGGCGGAAGAACTGTCCAGTTCGGTCCAAGAAATCAGCCGACAGGTCAGCCAATCGACCAGCATCGCCCATTCAGCCGAGGATGAAGCCTCGCGCGCCACCGGCATGGTGCAAAGCCTGGCCAAGTCGGCGGAAAGCGTCGGCGAGGTGGTGCATCTGATCAACGACATCGCCAGCCAAACGAATCTGCTGGCCTTGAACGCCACGATTGAGGCGGCCAGGGCGGGCGATGCGGGTAAAGGCTTCGCGGTGGTGGCCAACGAGGTCAAAAGCCTCGCCAACCAGACCGCCAAGGCCACCGACGAGATTTCCGGGCAGATCACGGCCATCCAGCAGGCGACCCAGGACGCCGTGTCGGCCATCGAAGGCATCGCCAAGACGATCAGCCAGATGAACGCCATCGCGGCGGGCATCGCGTCGGCGGTGGAGGAGCAAAGTGCCGCCACCCAGGAAATCGCCCGTTCGGCATCGCAAGCGGCTGGGGGAACGCAGGAAGCCTCGTCGAACATTTCCGAAGTCTCCCGCTCCAGCGTCGAAACAAGCTCCATCGCGGGCGAGTTGAAATCCTCGGCGGTTCAGGTCAATGACCGCATCGTCGGCATGCAACAATCGATGGCCGACATCATGCGTTCCAGCTCTGAAGACAACAAGCGCTTGAATGAACGCCACACGATCAACCTGCCCGCCACGGCCGTCTGCGATGGCCGCGAGATCAGTTGCCTGCTGCACGATCTCTCGCTCTCCGGGGCCGGGGTGCTGGACCGGGCGCTGGAAGGGGTTAAGCGTGGCGCCGTCCTGTCGGTCAAGCTGGCCGGGCTTGGCGAGTTCTCGGGGCAGGTCATGGCCTTGACGCCGACGTCGACCCATATCAGTCTGGAGATTGAGGAAGCCAGCCTTTCCAAGGTCGAGCAATTCATTCAAAGCCGCAAAAAGGCCGCTTAA
- a CDS encoding STAS domain-containing protein — MKYEIKEDGGRSALVLREQMTYADRQAFDGLVPGLVKQGKAIVIDMAGLEYMDSAGLGMLLTLRDQADKARVKVSIRSAQGDVKELLRLSCFDTLFAFE, encoded by the coding sequence GTGAAATACGAAATCAAGGAAGACGGCGGGCGAAGCGCCTTGGTGTTGCGCGAGCAGATGACCTATGCCGACCGGCAAGCCTTCGACGGTCTGGTGCCGGGCTTGGTCAAACAAGGAAAGGCCATTGTCATCGACATGGCCGGGCTTGAATATATGGACTCGGCAGGTCTTGGCATGTTGCTGACCCTGCGCGATCAGGCCGACAAGGCCCGCGTGAAGGTCAGCATCCGCTCGGCCCAGGGCGATGTGAAGGAGTTGTTGCGCTTGTCTTGCTTCGACACGCTCTTCGCCTTCGAATAG
- a CDS encoding HAMP domain-containing protein — MGGKLPGLIKVFSRGIGLKILLSFLPPVAVAWAFFLLYLYMVEQYSPHLFLPAMALGLAGIVIGSVIVLALVVTTVPAIRRLIDITNDLAEGSLSADIPFQARKDEIGELARSLNVFKDNARRLRLLQVKEEAEGRRNQRKLQSQWLALNHALEAEISASVKGVLETAQEMIGSTQAVSQSVTTVEACAQEAKDACEQARRNVEGLSGAVGELSGSVQEIREQAGHSTAIARKAEEEAGRAGHLVENLAGAAQSVGEVVDLISSIAAQTNLLALNATIEAARAGEAGKGFAVVAGEVKSLANQTATATEDISLQVGRIQQATQEAVAAIGGIGQIIGEVNAIAGNIAAAVGRQEAASREIADSSRQTAEGTHAVFDNIVRAADFSQDAGTLAASVSQALGDVNSRLVSMNGSFQEIMRAGSGENRRMNERHTVNVAALISNGDGRKPCLLHEISLSGAAVLDRAIENACPSMAIGLELPSLPPLQGIVVAVTGQGVHVGLEIGDDELPLLERFVQKFKPAA; from the coding sequence ATGGGGGGGAAATTGCCAGGGCTGATCAAGGTCTTTTCCAGGGGGATCGGCCTTAAGATTCTGCTGTCCTTTCTGCCGCCGGTGGCGGTGGCCTGGGCGTTTTTCTTGCTCTACCTCTACATGGTCGAGCAGTACAGCCCCCACCTGTTCCTGCCTGCCATGGCCCTTGGCCTGGCAGGCATCGTTATCGGCAGCGTCATCGTTCTGGCCCTGGTCGTCACCACCGTACCCGCCATCCGCCGCCTGATCGACATCACCAACGACTTGGCGGAAGGCAGCTTGTCCGCCGACATTCCCTTCCAGGCGCGCAAGGACGAAATCGGCGAACTGGCCCGTTCGTTGAACGTCTTCAAGGACAATGCGCGCCGTTTGCGCCTGCTGCAGGTCAAGGAAGAGGCCGAGGGGCGGCGCAATCAGCGCAAGCTGCAAAGCCAATGGCTGGCCCTCAATCACGCCTTGGAGGCGGAAATATCCGCCTCGGTGAAGGGCGTGCTTGAAACGGCGCAGGAGATGATCGGCAGCACCCAGGCGGTCAGCCAGTCGGTGACCACCGTCGAGGCCTGCGCCCAGGAGGCGAAGGATGCTTGCGAGCAGGCGCGCCGCAATGTGGAAGGGCTGTCCGGCGCGGTTGGAGAACTGAGCGGCTCGGTGCAAGAAATCCGCGAACAGGCGGGCCATTCGACGGCCATCGCCCGCAAGGCCGAGGAGGAAGCCGGGCGGGCCGGACATTTGGTCGAGAATTTGGCCGGAGCGGCCCAAAGCGTCGGCGAGGTGGTGGATCTGATCAGCAGCATCGCCGCGCAAACCAATCTGTTGGCGCTGAACGCCACTATCGAGGCCGCGCGGGCGGGCGAGGCGGGCAAGGGGTTTGCCGTGGTGGCGGGAGAAGTGAAATCGCTGGCCAATCAGACGGCCACGGCGACCGAGGACATCTCGCTTCAGGTTGGACGGATTCAGCAAGCCACCCAGGAAGCCGTGGCGGCGATTGGCGGCATCGGCCAGATCATCGGCGAGGTCAATGCCATCGCCGGCAACATTGCCGCCGCCGTCGGTCGCCAGGAAGCGGCCAGCCGCGAGATTGCCGACAGTTCGAGGCAAACCGCCGAAGGCACGCATGCCGTGTTCGACAATATCGTAAGGGCCGCGGATTTCTCGCAAGATGCGGGAACGCTTGCCGCCAGCGTCAGCCAAGCCCTGGGCGACGTCAATTCGCGTCTTGTGTCGATGAATGGCAGCTTTCAGGAAATCATGCGGGCCGGATCGGGCGAAAACCGCCGCATGAACGAGCGCCATACGGTGAATGTTGCCGCCCTGATCAGCAATGGCGATGGGCGCAAGCCTTGCCTGCTTCACGAAATATCGCTTTCGGGCGCCGCCGTTCTTGATCGGGCGATAGAAAATGCGTGTCCTTCGATGGCAATCGGTTTAGAATTGCCAAGCCTTCCGCCATTGCAAGGCATTGTGGTGGCCGTTACGGGGCAGGGTGTGCATGTCGGTCTGGAAATCGGCGATGACGAACTGCCGCTTCTGGAGCGTTTCGTCCAGAAATTCAAACCGGCCGCATAA
- a CDS encoding response regulator — protein MNGHTPSGQTRLLVVDDEGFNREILSVLLESAGYAVDQAQSGQEALDRMTANPEAYDAVLLDRMMPGLSGMDVLLLMKKDRRLRHVPVIMQTAIDGQEEIVDGIRNGVFYYLVKPIQRELLLSITQAAVYDHSQYRRLMSEVKKHTDALTLMNDARFRYRTPEEANLLAVMLASAVPEVPSLVFGLSELMMNAVEHGNLGISYQEKSELIERSAWAGEIERRLALPENQSKSVEVVYTRMPHMVAITIIDQGQGFDWRRYMEMDPSRVFETHGRGIALARKTGFSAIEYQDRGNVVMGLVDLNRTSPSEPGVP, from the coding sequence ATGAATGGCCACACGCCTAGCGGCCAGACCCGTTTGCTGGTCGTTGACGACGAAGGATTCAACCGCGAAATCCTGTCGGTGCTTCTGGAAAGCGCTGGCTATGCCGTCGATCAGGCGCAGAGCGGCCAGGAAGCGTTGGATCGCATGACGGCCAATCCCGAAGCCTATGACGCCGTGCTGCTGGATCGCATGATGCCGGGCCTTTCCGGCATGGACGTTCTTCTGCTCATGAAGAAGGACCGCAGGCTGCGCCATGTGCCGGTGATCATGCAAACCGCCATCGATGGCCAGGAAGAGATCGTCGACGGCATCCGCAACGGCGTTTTCTACTATCTGGTCAAGCCGATCCAGCGCGAGCTGTTGCTGTCGATCACCCAGGCCGCCGTCTATGACCATTCGCAGTATCGCCGTCTGATGAGCGAGGTGAAGAAGCACACCGACGCCCTGACGCTGATGAACGACGCCCGGTTTCGCTATCGCACGCCCGAGGAAGCCAACTTGCTGGCCGTCATGCTGGCCAGCGCCGTGCCCGAAGTGCCTTCTTTGGTATTCGGCCTTTCGGAATTGATGATGAATGCCGTCGAGCACGGCAATCTGGGCATCAGCTATCAGGAAAAATCCGAACTGATCGAAAGAAGCGCCTGGGCTGGCGAGATCGAGCGCCGCTTGGCCCTGCCCGAGAACCAGTCGAAATCGGTGGAAGTGGTCTATACCCGCATGCCGCACATGGTGGCCATCACCATCATCGATCAAGGACAAGGCTTCGATTGGCGCCGTTATATGGAAATGGACCCGTCGCGCGTTTTCGAGACGCATGGGCGCGGCATCGCGCTGGCCCGCAAAACCGGCTTTTCCGCCATTGAATATCAGGATCGCGGCAATGTCGTGATGGGGCTGGTCGATTTGAACCGCACCTCCCCGTCTGAGCCGGGCGTGCCATGA
- a CDS encoding SpoIIE family protein phosphatase, translated as MNARSLDLIFLSAGSSAPSPPAFLGEVTSVDGLAACLELAARSQPDAILIGLSLSDALPIHAVRRLAETVPDSALVIWASHEQEEQALTLVQAGATDSVLYDLMGEDNIASRIDYAIQRHTARGLFLQSLQVKGVKRARPWDWAFELGPDLKFCWLSKEFQERQHLPPDILLGRTPWDIDEIEHDPERWRQYIMDFEARKPFQSLACRTRDSDGARRALRMWGDPAFSPDGEFLGYAGTGVDITSDVESTTRLSDAYELLKDMFDDLQNYRERLEEDLEAARNSQRELLPKQEMLAEIEADAKVRLNYYFEPTSELGGDIWGAVPLGGGRFALYLADFSGHGVAAALNTFRLTTLIQEHDERRDEPAAYLEILNARLKENLPTGQYATMLYGIVDPKAGLFRYAAAASPRPLVADLKTATVEPGEGRGLPLGAVGGAKFQVRELAIKPGSLIMLASDALAESPDVDGKMLGKDGVAELLRSVAQDKRSETNAWSLLDPFFKKVERPLKDDLTVITCQIL; from the coding sequence ATGAACGCCCGTTCGCTGGATCTGATCTTTCTGTCTGCCGGATCGTCGGCGCCTTCCCCCCCTGCTTTTTTGGGCGAGGTGACCTCGGTCGATGGCTTGGCGGCGTGCTTGGAGCTGGCCGCCCGGTCGCAGCCTGATGCGATTCTGATCGGTCTGTCCCTATCCGACGCCTTGCCCATTCATGCCGTGCGGCGATTGGCCGAAACCGTGCCCGACAGCGCCTTGGTGATATGGGCCAGTCATGAACAGGAAGAGCAGGCGCTGACTTTGGTTCAGGCGGGCGCTACCGATTCCGTGCTTTACGATCTGATGGGCGAGGACAACATCGCGTCCAGGATCGACTATGCCATTCAGCGCCACACGGCGCGCGGGCTGTTCTTGCAATCGCTTCAGGTCAAGGGCGTCAAACGCGCCCGTCCCTGGGATTGGGCTTTTGAATTGGGGCCGGATCTGAAGTTCTGCTGGTTGTCCAAGGAATTTCAGGAACGCCAGCACCTGCCCCCGGACATTCTGCTGGGGCGCACGCCTTGGGACATCGACGAGATCGAGCACGATCCCGAGCGTTGGCGCCAGTACATCATGGATTTTGAGGCCCGCAAGCCGTTCCAGTCGCTGGCTTGCCGGACCAGGGACAGCGATGGCGCAAGGCGCGCCTTGCGCATGTGGGGCGATCCCGCCTTTTCCCCGGACGGCGAATTCCTGGGCTATGCCGGAACCGGCGTCGATATTACGAGCGACGTGGAAAGCACGACCCGCCTTTCCGACGCCTACGAACTGTTGAAAGACATGTTCGACGATTTGCAAAATTATCGCGAACGGTTGGAAGAAGATTTGGAGGCGGCGCGCAACAGCCAACGCGAATTGTTGCCCAAGCAAGAAATGCTGGCCGAAATCGAGGCGGATGCGAAAGTGCGTCTCAATTATTATTTCGAGCCGACCTCGGAACTGGGAGGCGACATCTGGGGCGCGGTGCCGCTGGGCGGCGGGCGTTTTGCCCTGTATTTGGCGGATTTCTCCGGCCATGGGGTGGCTGCGGCCTTGAACACCTTTCGCCTGACGACCCTGATTCAGGAGCATGACGAGCGCAGGGACGAGCCAGCGGCCTATCTGGAAATCCTGAACGCCAGGCTGAAGGAAAACCTGCCCACCGGTCAATACGCCACCATGCTTTACGGCATCGTCGATCCCAAGGCTGGGCTGTTTCGCTATGCCGCCGCCGCGTCGCCCCGACCGCTGGTTGCCGATTTGAAAACAGCGACCGTGGAACCGGGCGAAGGGCGCGGCTTGCCTTTGGGCGCCGTCGGCGGCGCTAAATTCCAAGTGAGGGAACTGGCGATCAAGCCTGGATCGTTGATCATGCTGGCCAGCGATGCGCTGGCGGAAAGCCCGGATGTCGACGGCAAGATGCTGGGCAAGGACGGCGTCGCCGAGTTGCTGCGATCCGTGGCCCAGGACAAGCGCAGCGAGACCAACGCCTGGAGCCTGCTGGACCCCTTCTTCAAGAAGGTCGAGCGTCCGCTCAAGGACGATCTGACCGTCATCACCTGTCAGATACTTTAG
- a CDS encoding HAD-IC family P-type ATPase — MTEIQLPPSHAWHALAPDEALLLLQADTNGLSGQDAKDRLTRFGANLLARTTRESAFKRFLKQFDNVLIYVLLAASVGTAALENWIDTGVIVGVVLINALIGYLQEGKAEQALDSIAKMMSQTALVQRGGHIVRIDAAEIVPGDILYLKAGDRVPADLRLLKTNALQIEEAALTGESVPVDKTDSSVAQDAALAERFSMAYGGTLVTQGQGSGVAVATGQATEMGRIGALLASVESLTTPLLRRIEAFARWLAFAILALSGAAFLLAWLGRGFSLDDSFMAAVGLAVAAIPEGLPAVLTIALAVGVRRMAKRKALIRRLPAVETLGSVTVICSDKTGTLTQNKMTVAATLPSPLGERALLEAALLCNDSAVRHVDGVLHIEGAPTETALMRAAVESGLNPDALRASQPRLGEIPFDSKVKRMATLHGFSEAAARLYVKGAPESVLLLCDPARRHEWELLAHEQAANGRRVLALARGDIDVTTPASDIGLAMHDMEFLGLMALIDPPREEATAAVAACKGAGISVCMITGDHAETARAIGRQMGLDASSPVLTGKAIDGLDDKELAQALASTRIVARATPEHKLRLVSAFQARGEIVAMTGDGVNDAPALKKADIGVAMGISGTEAAKEAAMMVLADDNFATIADAVLEGRGVYDNLKKSIAYILPTNMAQAFVILAAVVAGTQLPITPVQILWVNMVTAITLAMALAFEPAEPGVMLRAPRSPDESLITPFQLWRLFLVTAFVVAASFGLYLHAIQGGASLNEARTVAVNTLVACEIAYLFNMRYLDAPAWRLRALLGSRPVLISVAVMLLFQAAFTYLPFMQAFFHTQSLPLSAWGPICLSALVLFIVIEIEKAARNGLRAKVSDR, encoded by the coding sequence ATGACCGAAATCCAGCTTCCGCCGTCTCATGCTTGGCACGCACTTGCGCCCGACGAGGCGCTTTTACTTCTGCAGGCGGATACAAATGGCCTTAGCGGCCAGGATGCCAAAGACAGGCTAACTCGCTTTGGCGCCAATCTCCTGGCCAGGACGACGCGCGAAAGTGCCTTCAAGCGCTTCTTGAAGCAATTCGACAATGTTCTGATCTATGTCCTGCTGGCGGCGTCGGTCGGCACGGCGGCGCTGGAAAACTGGATCGACACCGGGGTCATTGTCGGCGTCGTGCTGATCAATGCGCTGATCGGCTATCTGCAAGAAGGCAAAGCGGAACAGGCCTTGGACAGCATCGCCAAGATGATGTCGCAAACCGCCCTGGTTCAGCGAGGCGGCCATATCGTCAGAATAGACGCCGCCGAAATCGTGCCCGGAGACATCTTGTATCTGAAGGCTGGCGACCGCGTTCCGGCAGATTTGCGCTTGTTGAAGACCAACGCCTTGCAGATCGAGGAAGCGGCGTTGACGGGCGAGTCCGTTCCTGTCGACAAGACCGATTCTTCGGTTGCCCAAGACGCCGCACTCGCTGAACGTTTCTCGATGGCCTATGGCGGAACGCTGGTCACGCAAGGACAGGGAAGCGGCGTTGCCGTGGCGACCGGCCAAGCCACCGAAATGGGCCGCATCGGCGCCCTGCTGGCTTCGGTCGAAAGCCTGACCACGCCCCTTTTGCGCCGCATCGAAGCCTTTGCCCGCTGGCTGGCCTTCGCCATTCTGGCCCTGTCCGGCGCCGCTTTCCTTCTGGCCTGGCTGGGCCGGGGATTCAGCTTGGACGATTCCTTCATGGCCGCCGTCGGACTGGCCGTGGCCGCCATCCCCGAAGGTTTGCCCGCCGTGCTGACCATCGCCCTGGCGGTGGGCGTTCGGCGCATGGCCAAACGCAAGGCGTTGATCCGCCGACTTCCCGCCGTGGAAACCTTGGGGTCGGTCACCGTCATCTGTTCGGATAAAACCGGCACGCTGACGCAAAACAAGATGACCGTGGCCGCCACGCTGCCGTCGCCATTGGGCGAGCGCGCCCTTCTGGAAGCCGCCCTGCTTTGCAACGATTCAGCCGTCCGCCATGTGGACGGCGTTCTGCATATCGAGGGCGCGCCTACCGAAACCGCCTTGATGCGAGCCGCCGTCGAAAGCGGGCTTAATCCAGATGCGCTTCGCGCCAGCCAGCCGCGCCTGGGGGAAATCCCCTTCGATTCAAAAGTCAAGCGGATGGCGACGCTGCATGGCTTTAGCGAGGCTGCGGCGCGCCTTTACGTCAAAGGAGCGCCGGAAAGCGTGCTGTTGTTGTGCGATCCGGCCAGACGGCATGAGTGGGAACTTCTGGCCCACGAGCAGGCGGCCAACGGGCGGCGCGTTCTGGCCCTGGCCCGCGGAGATATCGACGTCACAACCCCAGCTTCGGACATTGGCCTTGCCATGCACGACATGGAGTTCCTGGGCTTGATGGCGCTGATCGATCCGCCCAGAGAGGAAGCCACCGCCGCCGTGGCGGCCTGCAAGGGAGCGGGCATTTCCGTCTGCATGATCACCGGAGATCACGCCGAAACCGCCAGGGCCATTGGCCGTCAGATGGGGCTGGACGCCAGCAGCCCGGTCCTGACCGGCAAGGCCATCGACGGCTTGGACGACAAGGAATTGGCGCAAGCCCTGGCCAGCACGCGCATCGTGGCGCGCGCAACGCCAGAACATAAGCTGCGTCTGGTCTCTGCCTTTCAGGCCAGGGGCGAAATCGTGGCCATGACCGGCGACGGCGTCAACGACGCCCCGGCGCTGAAAAAGGCGGATATCGGCGTGGCGATGGGAATCAGCGGCACCGAGGCGGCCAAGGAAGCCGCCATGATGGTTCTGGCCGACGACAATTTCGCCACCATCGCCGACGCCGTTCTGGAAGGGCGTGGCGTTTACGACAATCTGAAGAAATCCATCGCCTATATTTTGCCCACCAACATGGCGCAAGCCTTCGTCATTCTGGCCGCCGTGGTGGCGGGCACGCAATTGCCCATCACGCCGGTGCAAATCTTGTGGGTGAACATGGTCACCGCCATCACGCTGGCGATGGCGCTGGCCTTTGAACCGGCCGAGCCGGGCGTCATGCTGCGAGCGCCCCGCTCGCCCGACGAATCGCTGATCACGCCGTTTCAACTCTGGCGGCTTTTCCTTGTGACCGCCTTTGTCGTCGCGGCCAGTTTCGGGCTGTATCTGCACGCCATCCAAGGCGGAGCATCCTTGAACGAGGCCAGAACCGTGGCGGTGAACACGCTGGTCGCCTGCGAAATCGCCTATCTGTTCAACATGCGATATCTGGATGCCCCGGCATGGCGCCTGCGCGCCCTGTTGGGAAGCCGACCGGTTCTGATTTCGGTCGCCGTCATGCTCTTGTTCCAGGCGGCCTTCACTTACCTTCCCTTCATGCAGGCTTTTTTCCACACGCAATCCCTGCCCCTGTCGGCTTGGGGTCCCATCTGCCTGTCGGCGCTGGTTTTGTTCATCGTCATCGAAATCGAGAAGGCGGCGCGCAATGGCTTGCGCGCTAAAGTATCTGACAGGTGA
- a CDS encoding DUF1465 family protein, translating to MASIQPVFFSRTYDEALSLVEEARNYVAYVEPRDRLRLGLAGRLGVSCESMRVTSRLTQVMAWLLMQRAVAVGEVTLDEAFKPDNRLGAQEICLRDLVNYSEDLPKSLKSLMDRSLNLYIRVSRLENRILDTLH from the coding sequence ATGGCCAGCATCCAGCCAGTCTTCTTCAGCCGCACCTATGACGAGGCCCTGTCCCTGGTGGAAGAGGCCCGCAACTATGTGGCCTATGTCGAACCCAGGGACCGCCTGCGCCTTGGACTAGCCGGTCGATTGGGCGTTTCATGCGAATCGATGCGCGTCACGTCGCGCCTCACTCAGGTAATGGCTTGGCTGCTGATGCAACGCGCCGTTGCGGTTGGCGAGGTCACCTTGGACGAGGCCTTCAAGCCCGACAACCGCCTGGGCGCGCAGGAAATTTGCCTGCGCGATCTTGTTAATTATTCGGAAGATTTGCCTAAATCCCTGAAAAGCCTGATGGACCGCAGCCTGAACCTTTACATCCGGGTCTCAAGGCTGGAAAATCGGATTCTCGACACCCTCCACTGA
- a CDS encoding Hsp20 family protein has protein sequence MQPFDLSPLFRSGIGFDHLERLLDSARRLDDQTFAYPPYNIEKTSEEGYRISMAVAGFSSEDLDITAKENLLVISGKARKEAEPAQYLHRGIAGRSFERRFELADHIKVVGARLADGLLHVDLVREVPESLKPRTISIQTGSIQTGVDGQPKVIEGKKAIESKAA, from the coding sequence ATGCAACCCTTTGATCTTTCACCCTTGTTCCGTTCCGGCATCGGTTTTGACCATCTTGAGCGGCTGCTTGACAGCGCGCGCCGTCTGGATGACCAGACCTTCGCCTATCCCCCCTACAACATCGAAAAGACCAGCGAGGAAGGCTATCGCATCAGCATGGCCGTGGCCGGTTTTTCAAGCGAAGATCTCGACATCACGGCCAAGGAAAATCTGCTGGTGATCTCGGGCAAGGCACGCAAGGAAGCGGAGCCCGCCCAATATCTGCATCGCGGCATTGCCGGTCGCTCTTTCGAGCGGCGCTTCGAACTGGCCGATCACATCAAGGTGGTCGGAGCCAGATTGGCAGACGGCCTGCTGCATGTCGATTTGGTGCGCGAAGTCCCTGAAAGCCTGAAGCCCCGCACGATCTCCATCCAAACGGGCTCCATCCAAACGGGCGTCGACGGGCAGCCCAAGGTGATCGAGGGCAAGAAGGCGATCGAAAGCAAGGCGGCTTAA
- a CDS encoding exopolyphosphatase — MTEPKKRFRLVTRSDFDGLVCAVLLKELDLIDDIKFVHPKDMQDGKVEISEGDITTNLPYVDGVHLAFDHHLSETIRVGRKENHIISPDAPSAARVVYDYYGGKARFPHIADDMMEAVDQGDAAQFSVDEILHPKGWPLLNYLMDARTGLGRFKEFRVSNYQLMMDLIAYCRNHSIDEIINLPDVKERVELYFEHEPKFKDQIKRCSTVHGNLVVLDLRNEDIIYCGNRFMIYALFPQCNISIHVLWGFKQQNTVFAIGHSIVNRTSKTNVGPLCLEYGGGGHEKAGTCQVANEDAETKLAEIVKKITADG; from the coding sequence ATGACCGAACCAAAAAAGCGCTTTCGTCTGGTAACCCGCAGCGATTTTGACGGCTTGGTTTGCGCCGTCCTCCTGAAGGAACTGGATTTGATCGACGACATCAAATTCGTTCATCCCAAGGACATGCAAGACGGAAAGGTCGAGATCAGCGAAGGCGACATCACGACCAACCTGCCCTATGTCGATGGCGTACATCTGGCCTTCGATCACCATCTTTCGGAAACGATCCGGGTGGGGCGCAAGGAAAACCACATCATCTCGCCCGATGCGCCCTCGGCGGCGCGCGTGGTCTATGATTATTACGGCGGCAAGGCCCGCTTTCCCCATATCGCCGACGACATGATGGAAGCGGTGGATCAAGGCGACGCCGCCCAATTCTCGGTCGATGAAATCCTGCATCCCAAGGGCTGGCCGCTTCTGAACTATCTGATGGACGCCCGCACGGGTTTGGGACGCTTCAAGGAATTCAGGGTTTCCAATTATCAGTTGATGATGGATCTGATCGCCTATTGCCGCAATCACAGCATCGACGAAATCATCAATCTTCCCGACGTCAAAGAGCGGGTCGAGCTGTATTTCGAGCATGAACCCAAGTTCAAGGATCAGATCAAGCGCTGCTCGACCGTGCACGGCAATCTGGTGGTGCTGGATCTGCGCAATGAAGACATCATTTATTGCGGCAACCGCTTCATGATCTACGCGCTGTTCCCCCAGTGCAATATCTCGATCCATGTGCTGTGGGGCTTCAAACAGCAGAACACCGTGTTCGCCATCGGCCATTCGATCGTCAATCGCACGTCGAAAACCAATGTCGGCCCCCTGTGCCTGGAATATGGCGGCGGCGGCCATGAAAAGGCCGGGACCTGCCAGGTGGCGAACGAGGATGCCGAGACGAAGCTGGCTGAGATCGTGAAGAAAATTACCGCAGACGGATAA